The following proteins are co-located in the Canis aureus isolate CA01 chromosome X, VMU_Caureus_v.1.0, whole genome shotgun sequence genome:
- the ERCC6L gene encoding DNA excision repair protein ERCC-6-like isoform X2 gives MSRIQKIQEALEELAEHGDDEFTDVCNSGLLLYRELHNQLFEHQKEGVAFLYSLYRDGRKGGILADDMGLGKTVQIIAFLSGMFDATLVSHVLLIMPTNLISTWIKEFVKWTPGMRVKTFHGSSKDERTRNLNRIQQRNGVIITTYQMLINNWQQLSSLNGQEFVWDYVILDEAHKIKTSSTKSAICARAVPARNRILLTGTPIQNNLQELWSLFDFACQGSLLGTLKTFKIEYENPIMRAREKDATPGEKALGLKISENLMAIIKSHFLRRTKEEVQKKSSTPEEIRFSEKNPDGDAICKMPSLSRKNDLIIWIRLRPLQEEIYRKFVSLDHIKELLMETRSPLAELGVLKKLCDHPRLLSARARHLLSLGSVKFSVQGENEGEDASDVDHIDHVTDDTLMEESGKMIFLIELLRRLRDEGHQTLVFSQSRQILNIIERLLKNRHFKILRVDGTVTHLVEREKRIHLFQQNKDYSVFLLTTQVGGVGLTLTAATRVVIFDPSWNPATDAQAVDRVYRIGQKENIVVYRLITCGTVEEKIYRRQVFKDSLIRQTTGDKKNPFRYFTKQELRELFTIEDFQNSATQLQLQSLHAAQRRSDKILDEHIAYLHSLGIAGISDHDLMYTRDLSVKEELDVIEESHYIQQRVQKAQFLVELESQNTELLVEKQRTGNEGTWLREPLFPSQTKKKCPEMNKPQPWPSSHLPTYHIQEEVISSQMASVIIDDLPKENENQDISNIKMNVTVLQDGSHSLVSTSDADSVAILPKGCGCVDEIWTNSSGMAIQKEALREGPTQGTLQKNPLGNFNYFLSESVRDDLGPNPDQLKDDETLPHCSPWPINPMTNENQNTESHASVIEIADEEWSASRSALQDAQVHEAKLEEELLASSSQYACDFNLFLEDSADNEQNFSSQSLQHAENENSLCGPAANSKAESERGEVRLSLDLSETQDDPEVVIGNVKKGRRKARRILSDGENEDKTFQDTPGTNLFTSPCPFLPIKQFDASTPKSDISPPGRFFALKIPDSINKSVNARRSLASRRSLVNVVLDHVEDMEEGLDNSSKAEVAEDYLEEGAEESSGEVSEYTEDPPDETLPSEHKSSWLTTREPGALVQEASPGDPEPLLGRQLVDSPQDEAVEAVNDYEALVIRGKELKECGKIQEALNCLVKALDIKSADPEVMLMTLNLYKQLNKT, from the coding sequence ATGAGCAGAATCCAAAAAATACAGGAAGCCTTGGAGGAGTTGGCAGAACATGGAGATGATGAATTCACAGATGTGTGCAACTCTGGCCTTCTGCTTTATCGAGAACTGCACAACCAACTATTTGAACACCAGAAGGAAGGTGTAGCTTTCCTCTATAGCCTATATAGGGATGGAAGAAAAGGTGGCATCTTGGCAGATGATATGGGATTAGGGAAGACTGTTCAAATCATCGCTTTCCTTTCTGGTATGTTTGATGCTACACTTGTGAGTCATGTGCTGCTGATCATGCCAACCAATCTCATTAGCACGTGGATAAAAGAATTTGTTAAGTGGACTCCAGGAATGAGAGTCAAAACCTTTCACGGTTCTAGTAAGGATGAACGTACCAGAAACCTCAATCGGATTCAGCAAAGGAATGGTGTCATTATCACCACATACCAAATGTTAATCAATAATTGGCAGCAACTTTCAAGCTTGAATGGCCAAGAGTTTGTGTGGGACTACGTCATCCTTGATGaagcacataaaataaaaacctcatcTACTAAGTCAGCAATATGTGCTCGTGCTGTCCCTGCCAGGAATCGCATCCTCCTCACAGGAACCCCAATCCAGAATAATTTACAAGAACTGTGGTCCCTATTTGATTTTGCTTGTCAAGGGTCCCTGCTAGGaacattaaaaacttttaaaatagagtATGAAAATCCTATtatgagagcgagagagaaggaTGCTACCCCAGGGGAAAAAGCCTTGGGATTGAAGATATCTGAAAACTTGATGGCAAtcataaaatctcattttctcagGAGGACTAAAGAAGAGGTACAAAAAAAGTCAAGTACCCCAGAGGAGATCAGATTTAGTGAAAAGAATCCAGATGGTGATGCCATTTGTAAAATGCCTTCCCTTTCCaggaaaaatgatttaattatttgGATACGTCTTAGGCCTTTACAAGAAGAAATATACAGGAAATTCGTGTCCCTGGATCATATCAAGGAATTGTTAATGGAGACACGCTCACCTCTGGCTGAGCTAGGTGTCTTAAAGAAGCTGTGTGATCATCCAAGGCTGCTATCTGCACGGGCTCGTCATTTGTTGAGTTTAGGGTCTGTAAAATTCTCTGTTCAAGGTGAAAATGAAGGGGAGGATGCCTCAGACGTGGACCATATTGATCACGTAACTGATGATACACTGATGGAAGAATCTGGAAAAATGATATTTCTAATAGAGCTGCTTAGGAGACTGCGAGATGAAGGACATCAAACTCTGGTGTTTTCCCAATCGAGACAAATTCTAAACATCATTGAACGCCTCTTAAAGAATCGGCACTTTAAGATATTGCGAGTTGATGGAACAGTTACACATCTTGTGGAACGAGAAAAAAGAATCCACTTATTCCAGCAAAATAAAGATTACTCTGTTTTTCTGCTTACCACTCAAGTAGGTGGTGTTGGCTTAACGTTAACTGCAGCAACTAGAGTGGTCATTTTTGACCCTAGTTGGAATCCTGCAACTGATGCTCAAGCTGTGGATAGAGTCTACCGAATtggacaaaaggaaaatattgtagTTTATAGGCTGATTACTTGTGGGACCGTAGAGGAGAAAATATACAGAAGACAGGTTTTCAAGGACTCACTAATCAGACAAACTACTGGTGATAAGAAGAACCCTTTCCGATATTTTACTAAACAAGAATTAAGAGAGCTCTTTACAATTGAGGATTTTCAGAACTCTGCAACCCAGCTGCAGCTTCAGTCTTTGCATGCTGCTCAGAGGAGATCTGATAAGATACTAGATGAACATATTGCCTACTTGCACTCTTTGGGGATAGCTGGAATCTCAGACCACGATTTGATGTACACACGGGATCTGTCTGTTAAAGAAGAGCTTGACGTGATTGAAGAATCTCATTATATTCAACAAAGGGTTCAGAAAGCTCAATTCCTTGTTGAATTAGAGTCTCAAAATACAGAGCTCTTAGTGGAAAAACAAAGAACTGGAAATGAGGGGACCTGGCTGAGAGAACCTCTGTTTCCTTctcaaacaaagaagaaatgcCCTGAAATGAATAAACCACAGCCTTGGCCCTCATCACATCTACCTACTTACCATATCCAGGAAGAAGTAATCAGTTCCCAGATGGCAAGTGTAATCATTGATGATCTGCCCAAAGAGAATGAGAATCAAGATATCTCCAATATAAAGATGAATGTTACCGTCTTGCAAGATGGTAGTCACTCACTTGTAAGTACATCTGATGCTGACTCTGTAGCTATCTTACCTAAGGGATGTGGATGTGTAGATGAAATCTGGACCAACTCATCGGGAATGGCTATACAAAAAGAGGCACTGCGAGAGGGGCCTACACAGGGGACACTGCAAAAGAACCCTCTgggaaattttaattatttccttagtgAATCAGTCAGAGATGATCTTGGGCCAAATCCAGATCAACTAAAGGATGATGAGACTTTGCCTCACTGTAGTCCCTGGCCCATTAATCCCAtgacaaatgaaaatcaaaatacagaatCACACGCATCTGTAATTGAAATAGCTGATGAGGAATGGTCAGCATCCCGCAGTGCACTACAGGATGCTCAAGTACATGAGGCCAAGTTGGAAGAGGAACTTTTAGCGTCCTCATCACAGTACGCATGTGATTTCAACCTATTCTTGGAAGACTCTGCAGACAATGAACAAAATTTTTCCAGTCAGTCTTTGCAGCATGCTGAGAATGAAAACAGCTTGTGTGGCCCTGCAGCTAATTCTAAAGCAGAGTCTGAGCGGGGTGAAGTGCGTCTCAGCTTGGATCTTTCTGAGACCCAAGATGATCCAGAAGTAGTAATAGGTAATGTgaagaaaggcagaaggaaagccAGAAGGATCCTTTCAGATggtgaaaatgaagacaaaacttTTCAAGATACTCCAGGCACAAATCTATTCACCTCGCCTTGTCCGTTCTTACCTATAAAACAGTTTGATGCTTCAACTCCCAAAAGTGACATCAGTCCACCAGGAAGGTTCTTTGCACTGAAAATACCTGACAGTATAAATAAGTCTGTAAATGCTAGAAGATCCCTGGCTTCTAGGAGGTCTCTTGTTAATGTGGTTTTAGACCACGTGGAGGATATGGAGGAAGGACTTGACAACAGCAGCAAAGCAGAAGTTGCTGAAGATTATCTGGAGGAAGGAGCCGAGGAAAGCAGTGGGGAAGTCTCAGAATACACCGAAGATCCTCCTGACGAAACGCTGCCTTCAGAACATAAGTCCAGCTGGCTAACTACACGTGAGCCTGGGGCTTTAGTTCAAGAGGCCTCTCCAGGTGACCCTGAGCCTTTGTTGGGCAGACAGTTGGTTGATTCTCCCCAGGATGAGGCAGTAGAGGCTGTCAATGACTATGAGGCTCTTGTAATTCGTGGAAAAGAACTGAAAGAGTGTGGAAAAATACAGGAGGCCTTAAACTGCTTAGTTAAAGCACTTGACATAAAAAGTGCAGATCCTGAAGTCATGCTCATGACTTTAAATTTGTATAAGCAACTTAATAAAACTTGA
- the ERCC6L gene encoding DNA excision repair protein ERCC-6-like isoform X1 — translation MRSVGAGEIQSSVEIPGTILRVMEASRGSVEAAALSPEQAALYQRYVKEAKEATKNGDLEEAFKLFNLAKDIFPNEKVMSRIQKIQEALEELAEHGDDEFTDVCNSGLLLYRELHNQLFEHQKEGVAFLYSLYRDGRKGGILADDMGLGKTVQIIAFLSGMFDATLVSHVLLIMPTNLISTWIKEFVKWTPGMRVKTFHGSSKDERTRNLNRIQQRNGVIITTYQMLINNWQQLSSLNGQEFVWDYVILDEAHKIKTSSTKSAICARAVPARNRILLTGTPIQNNLQELWSLFDFACQGSLLGTLKTFKIEYENPIMRAREKDATPGEKALGLKISENLMAIIKSHFLRRTKEEVQKKSSTPEEIRFSEKNPDGDAICKMPSLSRKNDLIIWIRLRPLQEEIYRKFVSLDHIKELLMETRSPLAELGVLKKLCDHPRLLSARARHLLSLGSVKFSVQGENEGEDASDVDHIDHVTDDTLMEESGKMIFLIELLRRLRDEGHQTLVFSQSRQILNIIERLLKNRHFKILRVDGTVTHLVEREKRIHLFQQNKDYSVFLLTTQVGGVGLTLTAATRVVIFDPSWNPATDAQAVDRVYRIGQKENIVVYRLITCGTVEEKIYRRQVFKDSLIRQTTGDKKNPFRYFTKQELRELFTIEDFQNSATQLQLQSLHAAQRRSDKILDEHIAYLHSLGIAGISDHDLMYTRDLSVKEELDVIEESHYIQQRVQKAQFLVELESQNTELLVEKQRTGNEGTWLREPLFPSQTKKKCPEMNKPQPWPSSHLPTYHIQEEVISSQMASVIIDDLPKENENQDISNIKMNVTVLQDGSHSLVSTSDADSVAILPKGCGCVDEIWTNSSGMAIQKEALREGPTQGTLQKNPLGNFNYFLSESVRDDLGPNPDQLKDDETLPHCSPWPINPMTNENQNTESHASVIEIADEEWSASRSALQDAQVHEAKLEEELLASSSQYACDFNLFLEDSADNEQNFSSQSLQHAENENSLCGPAANSKAESERGEVRLSLDLSETQDDPEVVIGNVKKGRRKARRILSDGENEDKTFQDTPGTNLFTSPCPFLPIKQFDASTPKSDISPPGRFFALKIPDSINKSVNARRSLASRRSLVNVVLDHVEDMEEGLDNSSKAEVAEDYLEEGAEESSGEVSEYTEDPPDETLPSEHKSSWLTTREPGALVQEASPGDPEPLLGRQLVDSPQDEAVEAVNDYEALVIRGKELKECGKIQEALNCLVKALDIKSADPEVMLMTLNLYKQLNKT, via the coding sequence ATATGTGAAGGAGGCCAAAGAAGCAACTAAGAATGGGGATCTGGAAGAAGCATTTAAACTTTTCAATTTGGCAAAGGACATTTTTCCCAATGAAAAGGTGATGAGCAGAATCCAAAAAATACAGGAAGCCTTGGAGGAGTTGGCAGAACATGGAGATGATGAATTCACAGATGTGTGCAACTCTGGCCTTCTGCTTTATCGAGAACTGCACAACCAACTATTTGAACACCAGAAGGAAGGTGTAGCTTTCCTCTATAGCCTATATAGGGATGGAAGAAAAGGTGGCATCTTGGCAGATGATATGGGATTAGGGAAGACTGTTCAAATCATCGCTTTCCTTTCTGGTATGTTTGATGCTACACTTGTGAGTCATGTGCTGCTGATCATGCCAACCAATCTCATTAGCACGTGGATAAAAGAATTTGTTAAGTGGACTCCAGGAATGAGAGTCAAAACCTTTCACGGTTCTAGTAAGGATGAACGTACCAGAAACCTCAATCGGATTCAGCAAAGGAATGGTGTCATTATCACCACATACCAAATGTTAATCAATAATTGGCAGCAACTTTCAAGCTTGAATGGCCAAGAGTTTGTGTGGGACTACGTCATCCTTGATGaagcacataaaataaaaacctcatcTACTAAGTCAGCAATATGTGCTCGTGCTGTCCCTGCCAGGAATCGCATCCTCCTCACAGGAACCCCAATCCAGAATAATTTACAAGAACTGTGGTCCCTATTTGATTTTGCTTGTCAAGGGTCCCTGCTAGGaacattaaaaacttttaaaatagagtATGAAAATCCTATtatgagagcgagagagaaggaTGCTACCCCAGGGGAAAAAGCCTTGGGATTGAAGATATCTGAAAACTTGATGGCAAtcataaaatctcattttctcagGAGGACTAAAGAAGAGGTACAAAAAAAGTCAAGTACCCCAGAGGAGATCAGATTTAGTGAAAAGAATCCAGATGGTGATGCCATTTGTAAAATGCCTTCCCTTTCCaggaaaaatgatttaattatttgGATACGTCTTAGGCCTTTACAAGAAGAAATATACAGGAAATTCGTGTCCCTGGATCATATCAAGGAATTGTTAATGGAGACACGCTCACCTCTGGCTGAGCTAGGTGTCTTAAAGAAGCTGTGTGATCATCCAAGGCTGCTATCTGCACGGGCTCGTCATTTGTTGAGTTTAGGGTCTGTAAAATTCTCTGTTCAAGGTGAAAATGAAGGGGAGGATGCCTCAGACGTGGACCATATTGATCACGTAACTGATGATACACTGATGGAAGAATCTGGAAAAATGATATTTCTAATAGAGCTGCTTAGGAGACTGCGAGATGAAGGACATCAAACTCTGGTGTTTTCCCAATCGAGACAAATTCTAAACATCATTGAACGCCTCTTAAAGAATCGGCACTTTAAGATATTGCGAGTTGATGGAACAGTTACACATCTTGTGGAACGAGAAAAAAGAATCCACTTATTCCAGCAAAATAAAGATTACTCTGTTTTTCTGCTTACCACTCAAGTAGGTGGTGTTGGCTTAACGTTAACTGCAGCAACTAGAGTGGTCATTTTTGACCCTAGTTGGAATCCTGCAACTGATGCTCAAGCTGTGGATAGAGTCTACCGAATtggacaaaaggaaaatattgtagTTTATAGGCTGATTACTTGTGGGACCGTAGAGGAGAAAATATACAGAAGACAGGTTTTCAAGGACTCACTAATCAGACAAACTACTGGTGATAAGAAGAACCCTTTCCGATATTTTACTAAACAAGAATTAAGAGAGCTCTTTACAATTGAGGATTTTCAGAACTCTGCAACCCAGCTGCAGCTTCAGTCTTTGCATGCTGCTCAGAGGAGATCTGATAAGATACTAGATGAACATATTGCCTACTTGCACTCTTTGGGGATAGCTGGAATCTCAGACCACGATTTGATGTACACACGGGATCTGTCTGTTAAAGAAGAGCTTGACGTGATTGAAGAATCTCATTATATTCAACAAAGGGTTCAGAAAGCTCAATTCCTTGTTGAATTAGAGTCTCAAAATACAGAGCTCTTAGTGGAAAAACAAAGAACTGGAAATGAGGGGACCTGGCTGAGAGAACCTCTGTTTCCTTctcaaacaaagaagaaatgcCCTGAAATGAATAAACCACAGCCTTGGCCCTCATCACATCTACCTACTTACCATATCCAGGAAGAAGTAATCAGTTCCCAGATGGCAAGTGTAATCATTGATGATCTGCCCAAAGAGAATGAGAATCAAGATATCTCCAATATAAAGATGAATGTTACCGTCTTGCAAGATGGTAGTCACTCACTTGTAAGTACATCTGATGCTGACTCTGTAGCTATCTTACCTAAGGGATGTGGATGTGTAGATGAAATCTGGACCAACTCATCGGGAATGGCTATACAAAAAGAGGCACTGCGAGAGGGGCCTACACAGGGGACACTGCAAAAGAACCCTCTgggaaattttaattatttccttagtgAATCAGTCAGAGATGATCTTGGGCCAAATCCAGATCAACTAAAGGATGATGAGACTTTGCCTCACTGTAGTCCCTGGCCCATTAATCCCAtgacaaatgaaaatcaaaatacagaatCACACGCATCTGTAATTGAAATAGCTGATGAGGAATGGTCAGCATCCCGCAGTGCACTACAGGATGCTCAAGTACATGAGGCCAAGTTGGAAGAGGAACTTTTAGCGTCCTCATCACAGTACGCATGTGATTTCAACCTATTCTTGGAAGACTCTGCAGACAATGAACAAAATTTTTCCAGTCAGTCTTTGCAGCATGCTGAGAATGAAAACAGCTTGTGTGGCCCTGCAGCTAATTCTAAAGCAGAGTCTGAGCGGGGTGAAGTGCGTCTCAGCTTGGATCTTTCTGAGACCCAAGATGATCCAGAAGTAGTAATAGGTAATGTgaagaaaggcagaaggaaagccAGAAGGATCCTTTCAGATggtgaaaatgaagacaaaacttTTCAAGATACTCCAGGCACAAATCTATTCACCTCGCCTTGTCCGTTCTTACCTATAAAACAGTTTGATGCTTCAACTCCCAAAAGTGACATCAGTCCACCAGGAAGGTTCTTTGCACTGAAAATACCTGACAGTATAAATAAGTCTGTAAATGCTAGAAGATCCCTGGCTTCTAGGAGGTCTCTTGTTAATGTGGTTTTAGACCACGTGGAGGATATGGAGGAAGGACTTGACAACAGCAGCAAAGCAGAAGTTGCTGAAGATTATCTGGAGGAAGGAGCCGAGGAAAGCAGTGGGGAAGTCTCAGAATACACCGAAGATCCTCCTGACGAAACGCTGCCTTCAGAACATAAGTCCAGCTGGCTAACTACACGTGAGCCTGGGGCTTTAGTTCAAGAGGCCTCTCCAGGTGACCCTGAGCCTTTGTTGGGCAGACAGTTGGTTGATTCTCCCCAGGATGAGGCAGTAGAGGCTGTCAATGACTATGAGGCTCTTGTAATTCGTGGAAAAGAACTGAAAGAGTGTGGAAAAATACAGGAGGCCTTAAACTGCTTAGTTAAAGCACTTGACATAAAAAGTGCAGATCCTGAAGTCATGCTCATGACTTTAAATTTGTATAAGCAACTTAATAAAACTTGA